A genomic window from Pocillopora verrucosa isolate sample1 chromosome 7, ASM3666991v2, whole genome shotgun sequence includes:
- the LOC131771924 gene encoding carbonic anhydrase-like — MVSIKKILKSHLVLGPQWGYGKSKNLTLGPTDWYKIAPQCAGTAQSPIDLDCYSLKSNIWKETLAIDFDNEGGLVVGSFTNNGHSPTLAIEKSLGSATLSGGPVGDTVFQLEQFHFHFGCSSFQGSEHTVSGSSYPVEAHFVFYNTSYTDFARAADKADGLTVVGAFFELGSEPNGILSRLKSKFEMIVAEGRSVPVVETDKIFLKDLVPAFNNGSPYYTYQGSLTTPPCFESVRWIVLSETAPFSPSQLIMFNRLQSSTGYGDGKMCNNFRPVQPRKGRDVFLIY; from the exons ATGGTCAGTATCAAGAAGATACTGAAAAGTCATTTAGTACTTG GACCTCAGTGGGGCTATGGGAAGTCCAAAAATCTCA caCTTGGCCCCACTGATTGGTATAAGATCGCTCCCCAGTGCGCAGGTACGGCCCAGTCCCCCATCGACCTTGACTGTTATTCATTGAAAAGCAACATATGGAAAGAAACTCTAGCAATCGATTTTGATAACGAGGGTGGTCTTGTAGTTGGATCATTTACTAATAATGGCCATTCCCCTACCCTTGCAATTGAAAAATCTCTCGGATCTGCCACCCTCAGTGGGGGTCCTGTGGGGGATACTGTGTTCCAACTGGAGCAATTTCACTTCCACTTTGGATGTTCATCATTCCAAGGCTCAGAGCACACAGTATCTGGAAGTTCATATCCTGTTGAG GCACACTTCGTGTTTTATAACACAAGTTACACAGATTTTGCAAGGGCCGCTGATAAGGCTGATGGACTCACCGTGGTTGGTGCTTTTTTTGAG cTGGGTTCGGAGCCGAATGGAATTTTAAGCAGATTGAAAAGCAAGTTTGAAATGATCGTCGCAGAAG GGAGAAGTGTCCCAGTGGTagaaacagacaaaatttttttgaaagatcTAGTACCTGCATTTAACAATGGTTCGCCTTACTACACTTACCAAGGATCCCTTACCACCCCTCCCTGCTTCGAATCTGTACGATGGATTGTGTTGTCAGAAACTGCACCATTTAGTCCATCCCAG CTTATAATGTTCAATCGGCTCCAGTCTTCCACTGGTTACGGTGATGGAAAGATGTGCAACAACTTCAGACCAGTACAACCAAGGAAAGGGAGAGATGTGTTCCTGATTTATTAA